The bacterium genome window below encodes:
- a CDS encoding TonB-dependent receptor plug domain-containing protein — translation MFPHRKKQPPKTSYRLLLAAAGTALLLSLLIPGTSPAQQGADPPELRLDPIVVTATRTPRRLSTVGDSIESFSKETIELIIPGDLNDVFRTATGIIVEQSGSRGASTSFRIRGSEDNFVSVMIDGFKISAPDGGRFDFENLSPEWIGGVEILRGPQSPLYGSDAAAGAVNLLLDVGKHGEPYRFETGARYGSFTTWEEFFKVRGGGEKTGFLATLSRIDTNGRFENDGYYRTVGTIAFDYFPTDRAKIRFLYQANQSRFDATSDN, via the coding sequence ATGTTCCCGCACCGAAAAAAACAGCCCCCGAAAACCTCGTACCGCTTGCTCCTCGCCGCCGCGGGGACGGCCCTGTTGCTCTCCCTCCTCATCCCGGGTACCTCCCCTGCCCAACAAGGGGCAGACCCGCCGGAGCTACGCCTCGACCCCATCGTCGTGACGGCGACGCGAACCCCCCGGCGTCTGAGCACCGTCGGCGATTCGATCGAATCGTTTTCAAAAGAAACAATCGAACTCATCATCCCCGGCGACCTGAACGATGTATTCCGTACCGCCACCGGAATCATCGTGGAACAATCCGGCAGCCGGGGCGCCAGCACGAGCTTCCGCATCCGGGGCAGCGAAGACAATTTCGTCAGCGTCATGATTGACGGATTCAAGATCTCCGCCCCGGACGGCGGCCGCTTCGATTTCGAGAATCTCTCCCCCGAATGGATCGGAGGAGTGGAGATCCTCCGGGGCCCGCAAAGCCCGCTCTACGGCTCCGACGCCGCGGCCGGCGCCGTCAACCTCCTGCTTGACGTCGGAAAACACGGCGAACCCTACCGGTTCGAGACTGGGGCCCGTTACGGAAGCTTCACCACCTGGGAGGAGTTCTTCAAGGTGCGCGGCGGGGGGGAAAAAACGGGTTTTCTGGCCACCCTCAGCCGGATCGATACAAACGGGAGATTCGAAAACGACGGCTACTACCGGACGGTCGGCACCATCGCTTTCGACTATTTCCCCACCGATCGGGCCAAAATCCGGTTTCTCTACCAGGCCAACCAGAGCCGCTTCGATGCCACCTCCGACAAC